The genomic segment CCGGAACATATTTCTTTTCTTCATCTGAAAAAATGTATAAACCCCCATAACCCCATAGCCCTAACCCCAACAACACAACTCCACACCTCTGGCTCCAGGTGGACTTCTTCATAGAATCCCGGCCCTTCTTCGCGTAGTGCTTGAGTGCGTTTATGATTCTACGTCTAGCGCTTCCACCTTCTGATTCGACTCGGCATATTCGATCTCAGAATTCTGATTCAGGACATCAATCAACTGATGAACATCCTGACCTTCTCGCGTGTGACAAAGAAAAAGATTTTCTACCAAGGAGTACTTTTCGATGACCGTTAGCTTGTATTGGTCGAACACGGATTGGATTTTTTCTTCCGAAACTCCAACCTTAAACCGGACGAGAATTTCTCCTTGAGTTCCCCTCTCCTCTAACTTGTCTTTTTCAGACTCAGCATTAAGAAAACTGGCCATAATGTTCATCTCCATTAGAATTAAAAGAATCATTCTCATCTGGCACCTAGAAACGTGAAAAAAAAAGCGCCCATTCTTTCACAGACACTTCTCCGTAAAAGAATAGACGCTTTATGACCTTCAACCTCTGGTAGCCTGGCAGCCCCTTAAGAACCACTGATCGTCGTTCGTATCTCGTATATCGCCAAAAAAAGGATTAAAATCCCTTATAGCCAAATGCGAGCCACGCTTCACGAAAAGCGGCCTTTTTAGGACCCATAGCTTTGCGTCCTACCCTTACGGATAGTTTGCCCTTTTCAGAGAAACTTATTCGATTGTTATATCACTCTTAATTATAAAACCATTACAGCTGATGTCAATAGATAGATCTTAGAATCACTGATAAATAGTCTCCAAAAATTCCTTAACTTATTGGAAAAGAATGAGTAACATTTAATTATTTTTTAGAAAAAATTTAATCTAAATCTGGAGTTAGATAAGAGATGCGAGGATAGAGAAATTACCATTCGTGAAAAATAAAGAAAACAGCAGCAACGATCATGCCAAAACCAACCAAATAATTCCATTTTAGGGGCTCTTTGAGATAGAAAAGAGAAAAAATGGAAAAAACGACCAAAGTAATGACTTCTTGCATGGTCTTTAATTGAGCTGCGCTATAGGATCCATGTCCGAAGCGATTGGCTGGAACTTGAAAACAGTATTCTACAAAAGCGATGAGCCAACTGATGATAATAACCTTCCACAAAGCGGACTGTTTAAATTTAAGATGCCCGTACCAAGCAAAGGTCATGAAAATATTAGAAATGGTTAAAAGAAATGCCGTTCTCATACTTAAAATGACGATATCAGTTTTGAAAAGATGAATCAATGAGTGATTATTGATAAGCCATGACCAAATCGCCAGCGTCAACAACATCGCCAGATTTGACATAAATCGTGGATAGGGTTCCTGACCGTGAGGCAGAAATGGAGGTTTCCATTTTCATGGCTTCAAGCATAAATAACTTATCGCCTTTTTGGATGGCGTCCCCTGTTTTTACAAAGACATCGGTCACTCTTCCGGGAATGGGAGAGCCTACATGATGCAAATTTTCAGGGTCTGCTTTTGGGCGTTTTGGAACAGTGACTTCGCGACCGGGATCTCTCACTTTGACGTCGCGGGGATCGCCATTTAATTCAAAAAATATCGTTTTCATTCCTTCGACATCCGTGTCAGAAATTGCAATCAGTTTGATATAAAGGGTTTTCCCCTCTTCAAGGTCAACCGCAATTTCTTCCCCCGGCTGCATCCCAAAAAAGAAGGTAGAGGTCGGAAGAATCGATGTGTCGCCGTACATTTTTTTATGAATAAGATAATCAACGGTGCCTTGAGGATACATCACATAAGAAATCACATCCTGTTCACTTACTTTAAAAGAGGTTTTTTTAGAGGAGGCTGCCAGTTTTTTCTCAAGTTCTACCCGACTTTCAGCCAAACTGATCAATGGTTTCGATTT from the Chlamydiota bacterium genome contains:
- a CDS encoding DMT family protein; the encoded protein is MRTAFLLTISNIFMTFAWYGHLKFKQSALWKVIIISWLIAFVEYCFQVPANRFGHGSYSAAQLKTMQEVITLVVFSIFSLFYLKEPLKWNYLVGFGMIVAAVFFIFHEW